ACTTGGGTTATGACCAGCCCAGCCAACGGAGCCTGGCTTCTGGCTTCTCTTACTGGCGTCCACTCAACCAGGACAGGGCCAAGGTGACATCCGCCTGCCTGAGCGCTCTAGCAGGATCCAGAACCTCACCCGAGTCCTCCCTCCGTCTGTGCCACCACTGATGGCGGCAGGGCTCCTGCTTGGTGCCCCCACCTGCTCCTGGCCTTTCGGGGGCCCCCCGAGCCCTGTACACAGAGTCTGGGATGTGGCCGGCTTCCCCAGGCCCCTGTGTCCTCACTGTCCCTAGAGGACCCTGGACATACACTATCTTCCCCTTTACAAGTCCTCTCTGTGCGGGAGGTGCCCCCAAGCGGACCCCCCTCATTCTTTATGGGACATCCACCCTCCAGGGCCCCTCCTCACGCTGCCCAGCACCATCTGCCTCCTGCCCCCCAAGCCTATTGCCACTGGCCCCCGTGTTTCCTGACtgtaccccccacccccgctgtgTCCCTCCCAGAGGCAGCCCCAGACCTCCAGTGATCACACTCTCCAGACTGCCCACTGGGACTCCCAGACCTCTCAAGGGGAGCGGGTGAGGCGGAGACCCCAGTGGTGCATCTGAGCCCCATGGCCTCCACCCCTCTGCCCTCTCCAGTCCACAAAGGAGGCACAGAGGGTCCACAGCGGCTGCGGCAAAGGGAGGACGCCTCCTGCTCAAAGCAGGGGTCCTGATGATGCAGGGCCTGGCGCATGTGCCCCAGAACCAgcaagcagggacttccctggtgttgcagtgcatgggcatccgcctgccaatgcagggcacacggatttgatccctggtccgggaaggttccacttgccatggagcaactaagcccatcagttcagttcagtcgctcagtcgtgtccaactctttgcgacccatggactgcagcaagccaggcctccctgtccatcaccaactcccggagcttgcttaaactcatgtccatcaagtcggtgatgccatccaaccatctcatcctctgtcgtccccttctcctctaacTAAGCCCATAAGCAACAACTCCTGAGCCTtcttgccctagagcctgtgccccgcaacaagagaagccactgcaatgaggcccgtgcactgcaacggaagagtagcccctgctcaccgcagtGAGAGAAAGCCGGAGCATCAAAGACCCAactgaaaataaacacatgattaattaaagaaaaaaaaagaaagcaccaaGCAGCACACTTCAAAGCACAAACCCCAAGCCCAGAGGCTGACAAGCTGGCGGACGCCTCACGGCTCGCCTGGGCTGGTTTCCTGAAAGGACCCCCGGGGGGCAGCAGGGGAGACCAGGGAGGCTCCAGGCAGACGGAGACAGCAGGAGGGACCTGACAGGGCGAGTCTCAAGGGCCGGTCTCGCAAGATTCCCAGCGGCCAAGGCAGCTCTGAGGGACAGGACCTGGGGCCGTCTCCCTGCGGGGTGATTGCCCAAATGGAGGGCAGCTCAAGGCCCGCAGGCCTGGGGGTCCGCACCCATGGCCCTGGGTGGGGGAGCAGGCCTCACCCTCCCTCGGCTCATGACAGGCCTTGTACCGGAGCAGCGGGAGAGAATCCCCTGGGCCAGGCGGTGCACAGGGCCAGGTGCAGAGCATCGTGTGACCCTGACACGCCCTGAAAAGCTGCTCATTAAAAGCCCAGGTTACACGTTCAgtcctgggtttaaatcctgccTCTACCCCTACCGGCTGGGAGAccctgggcaagttgcttaacccgCGCTGAGCTTCCGTCTCCTCGTGTaccaaatgagaaaaattaaccTCCATCGTGAGGATCAATTCAATCATGTCGGCAGCCTGGTCGAACCTAGGGGCTGGAACGTACACCTAAAAGGCAACAGCAACCTCTGCCCCCAAACACCCCCCTACCCGGGGGCTTTTGCAGAAAAAGAACGGAGCGCCCCCAACGACGCCACGGACGGTCAGGCAGGCACCCCACCGCCCTTGGACTGCCCCACACTCGACCGCACCTTTCCTGTCCCTGTCTGGCtgtctttgaaatatttctttaaaaagacatgAAGTATTGTGATCCATTTTGTACACTTTTGtgtgtattacattttaaaaagttaaatgtaaaaaaaacaaagtatttcAAAAAGGTATCAATTAAGCATGACAGAGTGTTAATACCTCATTTCAAGAGGCGGCTACATAGAGTCTGTCCTAGTGTCTGCTACGCTTCATGGTTCAAATGTTTcacaacaaaaaatgtaaaaagcataACATATGAAGGGACAGGAAAgattctccactttctctttcttcacaaGGACCACCTGCCCGAGCCCAGACCCTGGGAGCTTCTGGGAAGAGTGGGGGTAAGGGAGCAGGGCCCCTTGGTGGTCAGCGGGCTTGACCTTGAATTTGCTACCTGGAGGTGAGCCCTGGCCTCTGCTCTGGCCCACCTTCTCCACAGGAGGCCCGTGCACACCTGGCTCCACCCTGACCTGGCTTCTGGAACCCTCTGGGGCTGGCTTGCTTGACCCTGGATACACGTCCTCTAGTGAAGGGGAAAGGCAGAGGCCCCGCGGGACTTGGCCGATTTCTCGGGACCCCCCTCTGCTCCCAGAAAGTTCCGAGTGGGCTGCAGGTGGAGGATGCTACGGTGGGTACCATATCCATGCAGGCCCATAGCTCAGAGGCAGGTTCATCTGTTCTCTTAGCCTCTGAAAAGGCGGCCCACAAGTTTATCTCCACACACAGAAGGACCTGACCAGGCACAGTGTACACAGGGCAGCCCCCCAGGGGGctagactccaataaaaaaattttttttttttattaaaaaaagataccAGGCAGCCAACTCTCAGCTCAGCACCCACACCCCCATCACCAGTCTCCCTCAAGCAGGATCTGAGTTAGAAAGACACCATTTGTGTTAACACAACCAAAGACACATGGCCACTCTGGGGTTCACCAGGGTCAGAGGTCATTCTGTCCAAGCACAGTGGAGACCTTCTCTACTCCACTGGTCCTGGGGTCCCAGGGCTACCCTTCACCCCCAGAACCCAAAATTGGGCCTCCTGGCCCGGCTCTCCAGGGGACGGCCGCATGCCGCTTCCTGACACCTCGAGCACACCCCATCGCTGCCCTGGTGGCTCCTAGAGCCTCCGTGTCACCAAGCCCTGGACCCCAACCTGCTCATCTCGGGTGTGGGAAccggcctggagaagggaagaggccGTGGCCACAACCGGGACCAGGAACACCCAGACCCTGATATTTCGACAGAGGGAGGGACCACATCCAGCAGATGTGCTCACTGAGTGTGGCCAGCGCATCCCCAGAGGCTCCAGAGCAAGTATCACGGGCTGACGGGTGTCAAGAACAGGCTCCATGGCAGGCACCGTGTCTGCGTCAACTCAGGAAGTCCTCACGACCGCTGAGGGGAGGCACAGCTCCTGGTCCGGGATCCCTGATCCAGATCACAGGGCCCGAGGTGTTTCGGGAGCTTTTGGACTCGAGGAACACACGCATGCTTCCACAGCAAAGTATATGCGTGCATTCCCAGGAAGTGGGATGAGCTGACCCACCACCAGTCTCCTGTCTGTTCAGGCCAGGCTTTGCCGCCAAGCGAGTTTTGATGCCCAGGCTAAGGaaaaaacttcatttcttttgggaACTTCTGGATTTAGGAATTATGGACcacaattgggcttcccaggtggctcagcgggtaaagaatacacctgcaatgcaggagacgcaggcagACGCAAGTTCAAGCCccaggccaggaagatcccctggaggagggcatggcaaccccctccagtgttcttgcctggagaatcccatggatagtggagcctgatgggctacagtccatggggtctcaaagagctggacatgaatgaagtgactgagcatgcatggagAGACCACAGTTTGTGGGTAGACCTGATCCTCATCTCAcaaggaaggaaacaaaaattcaCGTGTGAACAACAGCCCTCACCCTGTTCCTGTGAATGTGACGTATTTGGAAACAGGTCTCTAAAGAGGCAATTAGGAcctgctggtggtccagtggttggggctCCACGCTTCCATGGCAGGGgacgcaagtttgatctctgattggggGACTAGAATCCCACACATCACGGGGCATGGCCAAGATAGATGTAAGAATAAAAAAAGTGCCCTgaacatttattggaaggactgatgctgaaactccaatactttggccacctgatgcgaagagccatctcactggaaaagaccccaatgctgggaaagactgaaggcaggagaaggggacgatagagggtgagatggttggatggcatcacagactcaatggacatgagtttcagccagctctgggagatggtgagggacagggaagcatggtgtgctgcagtccatggggttgcaaagagtcagacacgactgagcaactggacaacaacaacttTAAAAGAGGTAATTAAGCTAAAATGAGGGCACTAGGGTGGAACCTCATCCAGTGTGATGAGTGTCCTTACAAGAGGAAATGCGGATGCAGAGGGAAGACCACATGAGGATACAGAAGGGCCATCTACAAGCGGAGGAGAGAGGCCTCGGAAGAAACCGACCCTGCCCACACCCTGctcttggactttcagcctccagagcgGTGAGCCAACCAGTCTCAGTTGTTCCACCTGCCCCATCTGCGGTTACTTTGTTACACAGCCTGAGCTGACTGGTACACAGGGTGGCCAGCCGCTCTGAGCCTGACCCAGGGAAGGTGCCGGGGGGCCCCCAGCAGTCAGGCAGGTCTCACCTCCAGACAGATGACGGAGCCCTGGTGCTCCCGGAACACGCGCAGCTGCTGGCCGCTCAGGATGTCCCAGGCGCGGACGGTGGCATCCGTGCTGCCCGTGAAGGCCGTGCGGCCCGGGGCATCCAGCACCAGGCAGAGCACAGCGCCCGTGTGGCCCCGCAGTGTCTGATGGCAGCAGCCGCTGGCCACCTGCCACACCTTGGCCGTGGCATCCGTGCTGCCTGTCACCAGGAGGCCCCCGGCCACCGCCTCCTCCACGCAGGGGGCCCCAGCGTAGGCCAGGGTCAGCACACAGTTGCGGTGACCCCGGAACTCCCGGGCCACCTGCCCCCTGTCCACGCTCCAGGCGCGGGCCGTCCGGTCATAGGAGCTGCTGAAGAGCTGGTTGTCGGCGACCAGGATCCTGGTGGTGAGACGGGAAGGGTCAGGGGTCAGGCAGCAAAGGGCTGCCCGGCAGGCCGGCACGGGGTCCCCTGTGACTGGTGACTGACGTGTTCAATGAGCCCAGGAGATGGATGAGAAACTGGAAATGCTCCCAGCGATTGGCAGACACGAATTGGAGAAAAACCTCAAGGCCAAGGAATCTCGAACCCCCTTTTCAAGGGACAGTGAGGCGGCTGGGGGAGGCCATGGGGGAGCAGAGCCTCCCAAGCAGTAAATATTCCCGATTCTTACTCCTGTTCTGATGTACGCTAAGCATTTCTCCGCAGAAAATACACTACAACTCTGTGTGTAACTTCACAGGGCATGAGAGCGGACCCTAATTTACACACTCACCCCCAGAGGCAGCTGCCTGAAGCTGGAATGGGGTGTGTCATCTATGTGGGGACAGAGGGGTCAGGACCCCCCACCACAGAGTCAGAGGAACCTTGTgatccctcttttttttaaagtttatttatgtattggctgtgccgagtcttcgttgctgcaggcttttctctagttgcagcaggtgggggcCTCCTGTCTATCAGGTATGCAGGCTAATCATCTCATGCCCTCTCTTTCAAAAGGTCtcgcctggggacttccctggcagtcccgtgTTGACCCCgagcttccactacagggagcacggttccatccccggtcagggaactgagatcccgcgTGCTGTGCCGTGCTGCCAAAAAATGTAAACGTTAAAACCATAAAAAGGTCTCACCTGTGAGCCGAGCACAGGCAGGGGGAGAGACGGATATGGAGTGGAGCGGACCCTCCGCCCGCCTCTCACCCAGGATCGTCCTCCCGCCCACGAGTCGTTAAGGAAGCAGCCCGCACACTCTCAGTAGGCGCCGGCTTCTTCCCTAACGCCAGGAGGTGCGGTTTTCACCGCATGGGTGCTTCTAAAGGCAAGTGATGACCTGGCACCCTGGGTGACGTCCCGGGGGCCCGAGTCCTGCCTGTGTGGCCTGTGATGGCAGGGACGCTGGGCCAGGCCGGTGTCCCCAGAAGCTCACACACCTGGCCCTGCTCTGAAACCATGAGAAGCGAAGTCCACGTCCTCACCCAGGGACACGGAACGTTTGTGAGCACAGCTATGTAACAATGCAAATACGCACCCGGAGATGTTCAGAACAGCCAACTGCTCAAAAGGAGTctctgggtgtgtgtctgtgcttgAGTGCATATGTGTGTTTGCCTGTGAACATGTGTGCTCAGCAGAGCATAATTTCTGTGCAGATTTACTTCTCAGGAGTCACCtgcaaatgtaggagaccctggttcgattcctcggtcaggaagatctgctggagaagggataggctccccactcccatcttcttgggcttccctggtggctcagctggtaaagaatctgcctgcgggagacctgggttccatccctgggttgggaagatcccctggagaagggaaaggctgcctcctccagtattctggtctggagaattccagggactgaacagtccatggggttgcaaagagtgagacgcTGAGCAACGTCCACTTTCACTTCTGAGGAGCGGTTGGGTACAGTCAGGGCTGGCTGGCCACCTGAGATGGGACCCTCTCCACCTGCCCCTTCCTCTGTCGGCCCTTCCAGCAGCACCCAGCCTCACAAGAGGAGTTGCCCCCAGGCCCACACTCTTCCTCAGTCACAGACTTCTTTCTCGAGGTAAACCACTGCTGGGAACTAATTTCCCGGCagcccagtggtcaagactctgaaCACTCACTGCTGagagcccgggtttgatccctggttggggaacgaggATTCCTCAAGGTtcgaaaccaaaaaaaaaaaaaaaatacatatatatatttaaataaataagtgggacagCAGGCTGGGCAGAGGCCAGCAGTAGCTGAGACCCAAGTCCTCATCCCagccctcctccacccctgcctGGCCGGGCCTGGCCTCCCAGGTCCCTGGTCCCCACCTGCTCTGGCTAAGGCGGGTGGCGGCTTGGGGGAGGGGAATCAGAGCTCAgctgcaggaggcaggggctggagcTCTCCTGGGGTCCCCACTGGGGTCCTTCTCCTCTCAGCACCATCCTGAGTCAGTGTGATACTTTGGCCTTTCTCCTGCCCTGTGTGAGCATCCATCCGTCGGGGGCCATCAATGACCAAACTGGCCCACCATTTCCACCCGCTGTGTGCCGGACCAGCCGGCCAGACGGGTCCCACCCGGCCCCAGGCTCTGCAAAGCCCACACTGGCTGAAAACAGCCTTTGCTCCCTGTCCTCTGCAACCACGGCCCCCATAGCGCCTGGTTGCACGTTCTTCGCCTAGTTAACTCCCTGGAGAGGCGCCCTTCCCGGCCCCTGAGGTCAGGAGGGCCCAAGGGCAGGTGCCCAGACTCCAGATACTACCAGGCAGTCCCTCAGGGgacgggggagggggggcggggttTGAGACGGCCCCAAGTTACAGAAATACTGTCCAGCGGATCTGATCAGCAAGGAATTTCCATGGCTCAGCTCAGACCCAAACTCGATACGTTTTTGGAAAAACTCAAACCTCTGTGAGAAGGAGCGGCTGGGATATTTTCAACAGCAACAGGGAAAGAAGAGGTTGAAAAACATCCTCGACTCCCTCTGCAGAGCAAGCCCCATTCTGCTCCTCCTCCAAGCGCCCAGTCCAGCATCAGGCACCGATTAAGCCGTTTCCTCTGGAATCTGCTCCCATCGGTAGGAGCTGTAGCCTCCAAGGCCTTTCCCTGCACCCAGCTGGGGGCAGTTGTGCTGTAGGGCCAGCGAGGATGTCCAGGCACTAGTCTAAGGGTTGGTGATGCCTCCCTGTCCGCATCTCCACCTCCCAACCTGCCCCCCACTgacccccaaaacacacacacctgCAGCCCTGGGCAGTTGGCACTTGTCACACCCGGGGACACTTCTGTCCTGGGGCTTCCACTGCCCTGTGCTCCTGGCCACCTCCCCACACGTCCACAGGTGCTCCTCACAGAAGCTAAGTTCCTCCAGGGCAGGGGCCCCACAGCCTACATCTCGGTCCCCAGTCCTCACCCCCCGGCCCCACTGACCTGTTCACGATGGACGTGTGTCCCCGGAACACCTGCAGACACTGCCCGGTCAGCACATCCCACTTCCTGATGGTGCAGTCAGCGCTGCAGGTGAAGGCGGCCTCGTCCTCCAGCTGGCAGAAGGTCACGTAGCTCTCGTGTCCTGCAGACGAGGGGAGGACACGTGAGCGCTGCGGGGCAGGCCTGCTCCCTGAGCGTGTTTGAGACgcggaggaagggaagaaagcagCTTGCGGGCAGTTTGGGCTGAGTCCAGAAGGGATCAGCACTTCAAAACAGTGCTGTAACTCTGGGAGACTCTCAGGAATCGTGGGGAGCCAGGAGCAATTCAGGGAGCACTCAGCCTGCCCCGGAATCCTTCCTCACttctctgcttccctcctccttcttaaCCATCttcttttagtctttttaaaagaaaatatttatttacttatttacttggcCGTGCCGGGTTttggctgcagcacgtgggatcttgttCCTGGGCCTCCTGcgctgggagtgcagagtcttagccactggaccaccagggaagtccctccttttcTTCAAACTTTTCAGCTCCTTGTATTTACTCAGTCATTCAACGAGCCCCATGTTATAGAGGCAGGAAGAACAGAGGCCAGGGGCATGGTCTTTGGAACCAGATTGCCCAGGAGAGCAGCCTGGTGCTGCTACTGGCTGCCTGGGGGCAagttatttccttctctgtgcctcGATTTCCTCACCTGAAATGGGGAGAGTGCCGCTGCCTGAGTCACGGGGCCACTGCACAGGGTGCGTAAATGCTAGCTGTGAGCTGTCCTTACGTTTGGGGAGAGACCCTGGTGGGCAGAACACGGGCCCCAAACAGAGCTGGTTCCTAATTGCTGGAACCTAGAAATGTTGCCTTTCTTGGAAAAAGACACATTTACAGGTGCAACTCATTAAGGAGGACCCTGAGATGGGGAGATGATCCTGGATATCAGGATGGGCTCTACATGCCTTCACAAGCATCCTCATAAGAAGGCAGAGGGAGGGCTCAGGACATGGAGAAGGCATGCTGAAGAAGGAGCAGAGACGTGTGGCTGCTGGCCCTGAAGACCGGAGCGAtgaggccacaagccaagggatgcaGCAGCTGCCAGAAGCTGGAAAGGTGACCACGGTCTCCCTGCAGGTTTTAGAGGAAACCTGGATTTCGTCCCAGTGACACTGATTTTGGGCCTCCAGATTTGTGCCATAATAAACTTGTTTCAAGGAAACCCAGTGTGATCATCAGTCACAGCACCCACAGGAAACACTTACAGATCCAGGGATAAGTAAGACACGTCCCCTGCaaagactttgccaacaaaggtccatatagtcaaagctgtggtttctccagtggtctgTATGGacgtgagaactggaccataaggagagctgagcactgaagaattgatgcttttgaactgcggtgctggagaagactcttcagagtcccttggactgcaaggagacccaaccagtcaatcctaaaggaaatcagtcctgaatattcattaggactgatgctgaagctgaagctccaatactttggccacctgatgcaaagaactgactcactggagaagaccctgatgctgggaaagatcgaaggtgggaggagaaggggacagaggatgagatggttggatggcatcaccaactcgatggacatgagtttgagcaagctccgggagatagtggaggatggggaggcctggcgtgctgcagtccatggggtcgcaaagagttggacacaactgaacaacaacttgccTTCCAGGAGAACAGCCAGGCCAGAAGGAGGGACAGTTGGCCAAGAGTGACGGGTGCAGGGACAGTGCATGACAAGGGTCAGCAGAACAGATGCCGGGTGTGGTGGGTGAGGAAGGGTCTCTGTGGTGTCTGTCCAGAGAAGAGGAAGTGTCTGAGCAAGGAGATGGCACACACCAAGCAGGAGGGGCCCCGGGGGCCAGGACTCAGGCACTCAGCAGAGAAGGTGGATGAAGCAGACAGGGCGAGGGCAGAGGTCTGGGACGGAGCGAGGGCCATGCAGCCCGGGGTCTCGCCAAGCGCACTTGGCCATCGCTCTTACGGGGCAGTTGTCTGATCTTCCGGCTCTCACCCTGGCTGTGGGGTTGATCTTTACGCCTCGAGCCTTATTATGCAGCCCTGGGGACCCTTGATCCCTGGACACAGAAGAGCCTGTTTTCCAGGTAAGCG
This DNA window, taken from Bos indicus isolate NIAB-ARS_2022 breed Sahiwal x Tharparkar chromosome 4, NIAB-ARS_B.indTharparkar_mat_pri_1.0, whole genome shotgun sequence, encodes the following:
- the WDR86 gene encoding WD repeat-containing protein 86 isoform X5: MGGGGSALRVCADHRGGINWLSLSPDGQRLLTGSEDGTARLWSTADGTCCALLQGHESYVTFCQLEDEAAFTCSADCTIRKWDVLTGQCLQVFRGHTSIVNRILVADNQLFSSSYDRTARAWSVDRGQVAREFRGHRNCVLTLAYAGAPCVEEAVAGGLLVTGSTDATAKVWQVASGCCHQTLRGHTGAVLCLVLDAPGRTAFTGSTDATVRAWDILSGQQLRVFREHQGSVICLELVNRHVYSGSADRTVKCWLADTGERVRTFTAHRHSVSALKYHAGTLFTGSGDARARAFDAQSGALRRVFRGHAFVINCIQGIFPMPWDRTQVVHIAGRLLTL
- the WDR86 gene encoding WD repeat-containing protein 86 isoform X6, translating into MGGGGSALRVCADHRGGINWLSLSPDGQRLLTGSEDGTARLWSTADGTCCALLQGHESYVTFCQLEDEAAFTCSADCTIRKWDVLTGQCLQVFRGHTSIVNRILVADNQLFSSSYDRTARAWSVDRGQVAREFRGHRNCVLTLAYAGAPCVEEAVAGGLLVTGSTDATAKVWQVASGCCHQTLRGHTGAVLCLVLDAPGRTAFTGSTDATVRAWDILSGQQLRVFREHQGSVICLELVNRHVYSGSADRTVKCWLADTGERVRTFTAHRHSVSALKYHAGTSAAAAARSQPHGKLSLRTVLPAQG